Proteins encoded by one window of Bubalus kerabau isolate K-KA32 ecotype Philippines breed swamp buffalo chromosome 22, PCC_UOA_SB_1v2, whole genome shotgun sequence:
- the LOC129636497 gene encoding gastric triacylglycerol lipase isoform X1, which yields MWWLLVTMCFIHMSGNAFCFLGKIAKNPEASMNVSQMISYWGYPSEMHKVITADGYILQVYRIPHGKNDANHLGQRPVVFLQHGLLGSATNWISNLPKNSLGFLLADAGYDVWLGNSRGNTWAQEHLYYSPDSPEFWAFSFDEMAEYDLPSTIDFILRRTGQKKLHYVGHSQGTTIGFIAFSTNPTLAEKIKVFYALAPVATVKYTKSLFNKLALIPHFLFKIIFGDKMFYPHTFLEQFLGVEVCSRETLDVLCKNALFAITGVDNKNFNMSRLDVYIAHNPAGTSVQNTLHWRQAVKSGKFQAFDWGAPYQNLMHYHQPTPPIYNLTAMNVPIAVWSADNDLLADPQDVDFLLSKLSNLIYHKQIPNYNHLDFIWAMDAPQEVYNEIVSLMAEDKK from the exons ATGTGGTGGCTACTTGTAACAATGTGTTTCATCCACATGTCTGGAAATGCATTTTGTTTCCTTGGAAAAATTGCTAAGAACCCTGAAGCCAGTATGAATGTT AGTCAGATGATTTCCTACTGGGGCTACCCAAGTGAGATGCATAAAGTTATAACTGCGGATGGTTATATCCTTCAGGTCTATCGGATTCCtcatggaaagaatgatgctaatcATTTAG gtCAGAGACCTGTTGTGTTTCTGCAGCATGGTCTTCTTGGATCAGCCACAAACTGGATTTCCAACCTGCCCAAGAACAGCCTGGGGTTCCTCCTGGCAGATGCTGGTTATGACGTGTGGCTGGGGAACAGCAGAGGAAACACTTGGGCCCAGGAACATTTATACTATTCACCAGACTCCCCGGAATTCTGGGCTTTCAG CTTTGATGAAATGGCTGAATATGACCTTCCATCTACAATTGATTTCATCTTAAGGAGAACAGGACAGAAGAAGCTACACTATGTTGGTCATTCCCAAGGCACCACCATTG GTTTTATCGCCTTTTCTACCAACCCCACACTGGCTGAAAAAATCAAAGTCTTCTATGCATTAGCCCCAGTTGCCACAGTGAAGTACACCAAGAGCCTGTTTAACAAACTTGCACTTATTCCTCACTTCCTCTTCAAG attatatttGGTGACAAAATGTTCTACCCACACACTTTTTTGGAACAATTTCTTGGTGTTGAAGTGTGCTCCCGTGAGACATTGGATGTCCTTTGTAAGAATGCCTTGTTTGCCATTACTGGAGTTGACAATAAAAACTTCAACATG AGTCGCTTAGATGTGTATATAGCACATAATCCAGCAGGAACTTCTGTTCAAAACACCCTCCACTGGAGACAG GCTGTTAAGTCTGGGAAATTCCAAGCTTTTGACTGGGGAGCCCCATATCAGAACCTAATGCATTATCATCAG CCCACACCTCCCATCTACAATTTAACAGCCATGAATGTCCCAATTGCAGTATGGAGTGCTGACAATGACCTGTTGGCTGACCCTCAGGATGTTGACTTTCTGCTTTCAAAACTCTCTAATCTCATTTACCACAAGCAAATTCCAAATTACAATCACTTGGACTTTATCTGGGCAATGGATGCACCTCAAGAAGTTTACAATGAAATTGTTTCTTTGATGGCAGAAGACAAAAAGTAG
- the LOC129636497 gene encoding gastric triacylglycerol lipase isoform X2, with product MNVSQMISYWGYPSEMHKVITADGYILQVYRIPHGKNDANHLGQRPVVFLQHGLLGSATNWISNLPKNSLGFLLADAGYDVWLGNSRGNTWAQEHLYYSPDSPEFWAFSFDEMAEYDLPSTIDFILRRTGQKKLHYVGHSQGTTIGFIAFSTNPTLAEKIKVFYALAPVATVKYTKSLFNKLALIPHFLFKSRLDVYIAHNPAGTSVQNTLHWRQAVKSGKFQAFDWGAPYQNLMHYHQPTPPIYNLTAMNVPIAVWSADNDLLADPQDVDFLLSKLSNLIYHKQIPNYNHLDFIWAMDAPQEVYNEIVSLMAEDKK from the exons ATGAATGTT AGTCAGATGATTTCCTACTGGGGCTACCCAAGTGAGATGCATAAAGTTATAACTGCGGATGGTTATATCCTTCAGGTCTATCGGATTCCtcatggaaagaatgatgctaatcATTTAG gtCAGAGACCTGTTGTGTTTCTGCAGCATGGTCTTCTTGGATCAGCCACAAACTGGATTTCCAACCTGCCCAAGAACAGCCTGGGGTTCCTCCTGGCAGATGCTGGTTATGACGTGTGGCTGGGGAACAGCAGAGGAAACACTTGGGCCCAGGAACATTTATACTATTCACCAGACTCCCCGGAATTCTGGGCTTTCAG CTTTGATGAAATGGCTGAATATGACCTTCCATCTACAATTGATTTCATCTTAAGGAGAACAGGACAGAAGAAGCTACACTATGTTGGTCATTCCCAAGGCACCACCATTG GTTTTATCGCCTTTTCTACCAACCCCACACTGGCTGAAAAAATCAAAGTCTTCTATGCATTAGCCCCAGTTGCCACAGTGAAGTACACCAAGAGCCTGTTTAACAAACTTGCACTTATTCCTCACTTCCTCTTCAAG AGTCGCTTAGATGTGTATATAGCACATAATCCAGCAGGAACTTCTGTTCAAAACACCCTCCACTGGAGACAG GCTGTTAAGTCTGGGAAATTCCAAGCTTTTGACTGGGGAGCCCCATATCAGAACCTAATGCATTATCATCAG CCCACACCTCCCATCTACAATTTAACAGCCATGAATGTCCCAATTGCAGTATGGAGTGCTGACAATGACCTGTTGGCTGACCCTCAGGATGTTGACTTTCTGCTTTCAAAACTCTCTAATCTCATTTACCACAAGCAAATTCCAAATTACAATCACTTGGACTTTATCTGGGCAATGGATGCACCTCAAGAAGTTTACAATGAAATTGTTTCTTTGATGGCAGAAGACAAAAAGTAG